A window of Desulfovibrio desulfuricans DSM 642 contains these coding sequences:
- the hutW gene encoding heme anaerobic degradation radical SAM methyltransferase ChuW/HutW has protein sequence MHPQPNQKIYEMPDPGKLSAASGRAPKDLSAFFAKEGVCALSHAFDAKIAMHPGTGGNMIEPESMQSHMDLLLASPLKGKTVAYIHVPFCQTHCLYCGFYNKAYHESDSRLYADALLAELQMWRERKAVQSTPVHAVYFGGGTPTALETEDLKRILEGVREALPLANDCEITVEGRLTNFGPRKMEACLEGGANRFSLGVQSFHTSIRQSMGRLGSREDMERGLEQLLSYDQAAVIVDLIYGFPNQTLELWREDIAVAQSLNLDGADCYQLNVYRQTPLGRGIEQGKIAPTADIPLQSAMYAAAVEDMEGAFYRRLSLSHWARTSRERNLYNLYVKASANCLAFGPGAGGNLGGHFYMNNSNYAEWQQDVRDGRKPLAFVQSPQRHYFLYRSVAECMEQGWMDVKGLERRFALPLGQIWEPVLAQWQRAQLLEWHDGRVVLTLAGQFWQVNLTQLLLNFLKAMLEEKNVAAA, from the coding sequence ATGCATCCCCAGCCTAACCAGAAAATTTACGAAATGCCCGATCCGGGCAAATTATCGGCGGCGTCAGGGCGCGCGCCCAAAGACCTCTCCGCTTTTTTTGCCAAAGAAGGCGTATGCGCCCTCTCGCACGCCTTTGACGCCAAAATCGCCATGCACCCCGGTACTGGCGGCAACATGATTGAGCCGGAGAGCATGCAGAGCCATATGGATCTGCTTTTGGCCTCACCCCTCAAGGGAAAAACAGTGGCCTACATCCATGTGCCCTTTTGCCAGACGCACTGCCTGTACTGCGGGTTTTACAACAAGGCCTATCACGAAAGCGACAGCCGCCTGTATGCCGACGCCCTGCTGGCGGAGCTGCAAATGTGGCGCGAGCGCAAGGCCGTGCAGAGCACGCCCGTTCACGCCGTGTATTTTGGCGGCGGCACCCCCACAGCCCTTGAAACGGAAGACCTCAAGCGCATTCTTGAAGGAGTGCGAGAGGCGCTCCCGCTTGCCAACGACTGCGAAATCACGGTTGAAGGCAGGCTCACCAATTTCGGGCCTCGCAAAATGGAAGCCTGCCTTGAAGGCGGCGCAAACCGCTTTTCGCTGGGCGTGCAGAGCTTCCATACCTCCATCCGGCAGTCCATGGGGCGGCTGGGTTCGCGCGAAGACATGGAGCGCGGCCTTGAGCAGCTTTTGAGCTACGATCAGGCCGCCGTCATTGTTGACCTTATTTACGGTTTCCCCAACCAGACGCTGGAGCTCTGGCGCGAAGACATTGCCGTTGCGCAATCCCTCAACCTTGACGGGGCGGACTGCTACCAGCTCAATGTGTACCGCCAGACCCCGCTTGGGCGCGGCATCGAACAGGGAAAAATCGCCCCCACGGCGGATATTCCCCTCCAGTCGGCCATGTACGCCGCAGCGGTGGAAGACATGGAAGGGGCCTTCTACCGCCGCCTTTCCCTCAGCCACTGGGCGCGCACTTCGCGCGAACGCAACCTCTACAATCTGTATGTCAAGGCTTCGGCCAACTGCCTTGCCTTCGGCCCCGGCGCAGGGGGCAATCTGGGCGGGCACTTTTACATGAACAACAGCAATTACGCAGAATGGCAGCAGGATGTGCGTGACGGACGCAAGCCTCTGGCCTTTGTGCAAAGCCCCCAGCGCCACTACTTCCTCTACAGGTCGGTTGCCGAGTGTATGGAGCAGGGCTGGATGGATGTAAAAGGCCTTGAGCGTCGTTTTGCCCTGCCTCTTGGTCAAATATGGGAGCCAGTGCTTGCACAGTGGCAACGCGCCCAACTGCTTGAATGGCATGATGGCCGGGTGGTGCTCACCCTGGCCGGGCAATTCTGGCAGGTAAACCTCACCCAACTTTTACTCAATTTTCTCAAGGCGATGCTGGAGGAAAAGAATGTCGCTGCTGCGTAA
- a CDS encoding 5-methyltetrahydropteroyltriglutamate--homocysteine S-methyltransferase, with protein sequence MKTEENTADFWNKPPFRADHVGSFLRPESIKKARKQLQDKEITPDDLRRVEDEAIRQLVEKQKQSGLKAVTDGEFRRSWWHLDFFAGLEGIQKTTTSKGFIFHGVRTKAESVELAGPVGFSNHPMLRDFAFLKSCAGEHTAKMTIPSPAMLHFVLAIRNEQFTLPNFYGSESALLDDIANAYKDALKAFYDAGCRYLQLDDTSWGALCSAEQREALIKRGIDPDTLAAKYVDLVNAAISDRPSDMTVTMHICRGNFRSTWFSSGGYEPVAQELFGRARLDGFFLEYDSKRAGDFTPLRHMRDQQVVLGLVSSKTGTLEDRGAIRARIDEAAQTVPLEQLCLSPQCGFSSTEEGNTLTEEEQWNKIRLVVEVAESVWK encoded by the coding sequence ATGAAGACTGAAGAAAACACCGCAGATTTTTGGAACAAACCTCCCTTCAGAGCTGACCATGTGGGCAGTTTTCTGCGTCCGGAATCCATAAAAAAGGCCAGAAAACAACTGCAAGACAAAGAAATCACCCCCGATGATCTGCGCAGGGTGGAAGACGAGGCCATTCGCCAGCTGGTAGAAAAACAGAAACAGTCCGGGCTTAAGGCCGTTACCGATGGCGAATTTCGCCGCAGCTGGTGGCATCTGGATTTTTTTGCCGGGCTTGAGGGCATTCAAAAAACTACCACCAGCAAGGGGTTTATTTTTCACGGCGTGCGCACCAAGGCCGAAAGCGTTGAACTGGCTGGCCCGGTGGGCTTTTCCAACCACCCCATGCTGCGTGATTTTGCCTTTCTCAAATCCTGCGCTGGCGAACACACGGCCAAGATGACCATTCCTTCCCCAGCCATGCTCCACTTTGTTCTGGCTATCCGCAACGAGCAGTTTACCCTGCCCAATTTCTATGGGTCTGAAAGCGCGTTGCTGGATGATATTGCCAATGCGTATAAAGACGCCCTGAAGGCATTTTACGACGCTGGCTGCCGCTACCTTCAGCTTGATGACACGAGCTGGGGTGCCCTGTGCTCCGCCGAACAGCGCGAAGCCCTGATAAAGAGAGGCATTGATCCTGATACGTTGGCGGCAAAATACGTGGACCTTGTAAACGCCGCCATCTCAGACCGGCCCTCCGACATGACGGTGACCATGCACATCTGCCGGGGGAACTTCCGTTCCACATGGTTTTCCAGCGGCGGATACGAACCTGTGGCGCAGGAGCTTTTTGGCAGGGCCAGACTGGACGGCTTTTTTCTGGAATACGATTCCAAGCGTGCAGGCGATTTTACGCCGCTCAGGCACATGCGTGACCAGCAGGTGGTTCTTGGGTTGGTATCAAGCAAGACCGGCACGCTGGAAGACCGTGGTGCCATCAGGGCAAGAATAGATGAAGCTGCACAGACTGTTCCGCTTGAGCAGCTCTGCCTCAGCCCCCAGTGCGGCTTTTCCTCCACAGAAGAAGGAAACACGCTGACAGAAGAAGAGCAGTGGAACAAGATACGCCTTGTTGTTGAAGTAGCGGAAAGCGTCTGGAAGTAG
- the metE gene encoding 5-methyltetrahydropteroyltriglutamate--homocysteine S-methyltransferase, which translates to MKTHILGFPSIGRQRELKQALESFWDGTRSAQSLIEVANNLKKQHWRIQRDADLAYVATGDFSLYDRMLDITCMLGAVPARFAADKADSPLERYFSLARGDALRNLPPMEMTKWFDTNYHYLVPEITDNAPWQPGEHPVLADTLLAVDLGFAPKPALIGPFTWLTLAKSRHEAHKWSRLESIALVYADLLTSLAPLCESIQIEEPVLSTELLSPAAVRRFTEIYAGLNAASGNRLMLTAYFGPLEKNLALALDSGCAALHVDMVRGRDELGKILAAIPDNMALSLGAVNGRNIWKTDFARILPCIAQATAALGSERILVGSSCSLLHSPVDLEAETALPDHIRHRMAFAAQKCAEVASLGKIAEQANSEGLQSITADMHDAAAHPDQYIETVRQQVAAVTPSQLHRQSGYAARKKAQGWLALPPLPTTTIGSFPQTAEIRKTRRDFKNGSINEAAYTAAMQNEIRQCIEKQEQLGLDVLVHGEAERNDMVEYFGQQLGGFCFTQNGWVQSYGSRCVKPPVIYGDVYRKKPMTVAWIRYAQSLTQKPVKGMLTGPVTILCWSFVRDDLPRAEVCKQIALAIRDEVLDLEKAGVRIIQIDEAALREGMLLTRAAAEDYLHWAVEAFRLATSSVADSTQIHTHMCYSEFNAILPWIAQMDADVISIESSRSGMELLEAFDRFNYANEVGPGVYDIHSPRVPSTEEMVELLRRALRHIPQERLWVNPDCGLKTRQWDEAYPSLENMVEAAKTVRAALA; encoded by the coding sequence ATGAAAACCCACATTCTCGGGTTTCCATCAATCGGCAGACAAAGAGAGCTGAAACAAGCCCTTGAGTCTTTCTGGGACGGTACCCGATCCGCCCAATCCCTTATTGAAGTCGCAAACAACCTGAAAAAGCAACACTGGCGCATCCAGCGCGATGCTGACCTTGCTTATGTGGCCACCGGAGATTTTTCGCTTTATGACCGCATGCTCGATATCACCTGCATGCTCGGTGCAGTGCCCGCAAGGTTTGCCGCAGACAAGGCCGATTCACCGCTGGAGAGATACTTCAGCCTTGCACGCGGTGATGCCCTGCGCAATCTCCCGCCCATGGAAATGACCAAGTGGTTCGACACCAACTACCACTACCTTGTACCCGAGATTACGGACAACGCTCCATGGCAGCCGGGTGAACATCCTGTACTGGCAGACACGCTCCTTGCCGTTGATCTGGGCTTTGCGCCCAAGCCAGCTCTGATTGGGCCTTTTACCTGGCTTACGCTGGCAAAATCGCGGCACGAGGCACACAAATGGTCGCGCCTTGAGAGCATTGCCTTGGTGTACGCCGATCTGCTGACCTCGCTCGCCCCTCTCTGCGAAAGTATCCAGATAGAAGAACCCGTGCTGAGCACAGAGTTGCTGTCCCCGGCTGCGGTCAGGCGCTTTACCGAAATATACGCGGGTCTCAACGCCGCCAGCGGCAACAGGCTGATGCTCACAGCATACTTTGGGCCGCTTGAAAAAAATCTCGCGCTGGCTTTGGATTCCGGCTGCGCGGCGCTGCATGTGGACATGGTGCGCGGCAGGGATGAACTGGGCAAAATCCTGGCCGCCATCCCTGATAATATGGCGCTTTCGCTTGGAGCAGTGAACGGGCGTAATATCTGGAAGACGGATTTTGCCCGGATATTGCCGTGCATTGCGCAAGCAACAGCGGCTTTGGGCAGCGAACGGATTCTTGTCGGCTCAAGCTGCTCCTTGCTGCACTCGCCAGTGGATCTGGAGGCAGAAACAGCCCTGCCGGACCATATCCGTCACCGCATGGCCTTTGCAGCGCAAAAATGTGCGGAAGTTGCAAGCCTCGGGAAAATTGCGGAACAGGCTAATTCCGAAGGATTGCAGAGCATCACGGCTGATATGCATGATGCCGCCGCGCATCCCGATCAGTATATTGAAACTGTGCGGCAGCAGGTTGCCGCCGTCACCCCTTCGCAACTGCACCGCCAATCCGGCTATGCCGCCCGCAAAAAAGCGCAAGGCTGGCTTGCCTTGCCTCCCCTGCCCACTACGACCATCGGGTCGTTTCCTCAAACGGCAGAAATACGCAAAACCCGGCGCGACTTCAAAAACGGCAGCATAAACGAAGCCGCATACACGGCAGCCATGCAAAATGAGATCCGCCAGTGCATTGAAAAGCAGGAACAGCTGGGGCTGGACGTACTGGTGCATGGCGAAGCGGAACGCAACGACATGGTTGAATACTTCGGTCAACAACTGGGAGGCTTCTGCTTTACGCAGAACGGCTGGGTGCAGAGCTACGGCAGCCGTTGCGTTAAACCGCCCGTAATCTACGGTGATGTGTACCGCAAAAAGCCCATGACCGTAGCCTGGATACGCTATGCGCAGTCGCTCACGCAAAAGCCGGTCAAGGGCATGCTCACAGGCCCGGTGACCATTCTGTGCTGGAGCTTTGTACGGGACGACCTCCCGCGGGCAGAAGTGTGCAAGCAGATTGCCCTTGCCATCCGGGACGAGGTTCTTGATCTGGAAAAGGCTGGCGTGCGTATCATCCAGATTGACGAGGCCGCCCTGCGCGAGGGCATGCTCCTTACCCGCGCAGCAGCGGAGGATTATCTTCATTGGGCAGTGGAGGCTTTCAGGCTGGCTACCTCAAGCGTTGCCGACAGCACGCAGATACACACGCACATGTGCTACAGCGAGTTCAACGCCATTCTGCCCTGGATTGCCCAGATGGACGCCGATGTCATCAGCATTGAATCCAGCCGTAGCGGCATGGAACTTCTGGAGGCTTTTGACAGGTTCAACTACGCCAATGAAGTTGGGCCGGGCGTGTACGATATCCACAGCCCACGAGTGCCCTCAACGGAAGAAATGGTCGAACTGCTGCGCCGTGCACTCAGGCACATTCCACAGGAAAGATTGTGGGTTAACCCTGATTGCGGCCTGAAAACACGCCAGTGGGATGAAGCTTACCCGTCGCTGGAAAACATGGTTGAAGCCGCAAAAACTGTTCGCGCCGCGCTGGCGTAA
- a CDS encoding sigma-54-dependent Fis family transcriptional regulator, with protein sequence MVHIRREDILFITPSEPITNTISNIFSRIGESFLVYEAALEDAVRLAQSHIDQGQAMVVVSNGGTAALLKEALKTHVLELRYTSVDMLRAVNRAFGLADKIAVVGFESFTYNALALKDFFEKPVIVETLTDLADISERLRQLIARGVKAFVGGSPVVNAARALGAQGVHIDMDPRVIQDAIEEGKRIVSLQKEKDLRLGTINALLNSINDGIIGIDASGHISEINRIGLELLGLRRQDVVGRDVREVLGMPWESCIQTPENEQASEVCLIGGNSLAVTSVPIHVNGHSRGAVLTLQEVRRIQSLEQRVRKRVRDSGHVAKSTFADVVGKSESLEKAKKRAFTYAQSESTVLIYGKTGTGKELFAQSIHNASARADSPFVAVNCAALPENLLESELFGYVRGAFIGASESGKMGLFEMAHCGTIFLDEISEMPLPLQCRLLRVLQEKEVSRVGDNKVTPVDVRIIAATNRNLAKEVQAGRFREDLYYRLAVLILELPPLVERLGDIGLLARFILHRKSKEQHKPMPPIDPRGMALLETIPWPGNVRQLANVLERAMVIAPHGVLSEDIMADSLRSCHPYEQTCPNDVAPVVSQQNSSAASLYALEARALRDMLRQCGGNRKETALRLGIGRATLWRKMKKFGLFEQDILPETREEPEWENKQ encoded by the coding sequence ATGGTTCATATCCGCAGGGAAGACATTCTGTTCATCACCCCAAGCGAACCGATTACCAACACTATCAGCAACATTTTCAGCCGCATCGGTGAGAGCTTTCTTGTTTATGAAGCAGCGCTGGAAGATGCAGTGCGCCTTGCCCAAAGCCATATCGACCAGGGACAGGCCATGGTTGTAGTCAGCAACGGCGGCACGGCTGCCCTGCTTAAAGAAGCCCTCAAAACGCATGTGCTGGAGCTTAGGTATACGAGCGTGGACATGCTGCGCGCAGTCAACCGCGCTTTTGGCCTTGCGGATAAAATCGCGGTGGTGGGATTTGAATCCTTCACCTACAACGCTCTTGCCCTAAAGGATTTTTTTGAAAAACCGGTGATTGTGGAAACCCTGACGGATCTTGCCGATATATCGGAAAGACTGCGGCAGCTCATTGCCAGAGGCGTAAAGGCCTTTGTGGGCGGCTCGCCCGTGGTAAACGCCGCACGGGCTCTTGGCGCGCAGGGCGTACATATCGACATGGATCCGCGCGTCATTCAGGACGCCATTGAAGAGGGCAAGCGCATTGTTTCGCTCCAGAAGGAAAAAGACCTGCGCCTCGGCACAATCAATGCCCTGCTCAACTCCATCAACGATGGCATTATCGGCATTGATGCCTCGGGGCATATTTCTGAGATAAACCGCATCGGCCTTGAGCTGCTTGGCCTGCGGCGGCAGGATGTGGTGGGGCGCGACGTGCGCGAGGTTTTGGGCATGCCCTGGGAATCCTGCATCCAGACGCCTGAAAACGAACAAGCCTCCGAAGTATGCCTGATAGGCGGCAATTCTCTGGCTGTTACCAGTGTGCCCATCCACGTGAACGGGCACAGCCGGGGCGCGGTGCTTACGTTGCAGGAAGTACGGCGCATCCAGTCTCTGGAACAGCGGGTGCGCAAACGGGTACGTGATTCTGGGCATGTGGCCAAAAGCACCTTTGCCGATGTGGTGGGAAAATCGGAATCACTGGAAAAAGCGAAAAAACGGGCCTTTACCTATGCGCAGTCCGAAAGCACAGTTCTCATTTACGGCAAAACAGGAACAGGCAAGGAGCTATTTGCGCAGTCTATCCATAATGCCAGTGCCAGGGCAGACAGTCCCTTTGTGGCCGTAAACTGCGCCGCTCTGCCAGAAAACCTGCTTGAAAGCGAGCTGTTCGGCTATGTGCGGGGGGCGTTCATTGGCGCCAGCGAAAGCGGCAAAATGGGTCTTTTTGAAATGGCCCACTGCGGCACCATTTTTCTGGATGAAATAAGCGAAATGCCTTTGCCCCTGCAATGTCGCCTGTTGCGAGTCCTACAGGAAAAAGAGGTCTCGCGCGTGGGCGACAACAAGGTAACGCCGGTGGACGTGCGCATTATCGCCGCCACCAACCGCAATCTGGCGAAAGAAGTTCAGGCGGGAAGGTTCAGGGAAGACCTGTACTACAGACTGGCGGTGCTCATTCTGGAGCTCCCCCCGCTGGTGGAGCGCTTGGGGGATATTGGCCTGCTGGCGCGGTTCATACTGCACAGAAAATCCAAAGAACAGCACAAGCCCATGCCACCGATAGATCCACGGGGAATGGCGCTTCTGGAAACCATCCCCTGGCCGGGCAATGTACGGCAACTGGCCAATGTTCTGGAGCGGGCCATGGTCATTGCCCCGCATGGTGTGCTTTCTGAAGACATCATGGCCGATTCCCTGCGCAGCTGTCACCCATACGAACAGACATGCCCAAACGACGTTGCCCCAGTTGTCAGCCAACAGAACTCCTCTGCCGCCAGCCTTTATGCTCTGGAAGCACGCGCCCTGCGCGACATGTTGCGGCAATGCGGCGGAAACAGGAAAGAAACTGCGCTCCGGTTGGGCATTGGGCGCGCTACGCTTTGGAGAAAAATGAAAAAATTCGGCCTGTTCGAGCAGGATATTTTGCCCGAAACCAGGGAGGAACCTGAATGGGAAAACAAGCAATAG
- a CDS encoding hydroxyacid dehydrogenase, which yields MRVHVIEPIDESAMRKLRAEAEVVAWDDPEKNDLSRADAVIVRAASVTREQILAAPGLKVIGKHGVGVNAIDLVTAKERGIPVVYTPLSNVNSVAELVFGFILATARKLRDNMEHIRRGAERIAPATLTGLEISGKSLGLVGFGNIGSRVAQIAVNGFGMEVHVYDPYMKAATAKERGVHLHETLESMLREADYISVSVPLTETTRGLIGSAQFACCKPTAVIVSTARGGVIDESALYEALVRKTIYGAASDVFVQEPPTMENPLLQLPNFIGTMHIGGSTHESLVRVGNTVVDDVLAVLHGEKPLYPYAV from the coding sequence ATGAGAGTTCATGTCATAGAACCCATAGACGAAAGCGCCATGCGCAAACTGCGTGCCGAAGCGGAAGTAGTGGCGTGGGATGATCCGGAAAAAAACGACCTTTCCCGAGCGGATGCGGTCATTGTGCGCGCCGCGTCCGTCACGCGCGAACAGATTCTCGCTGCACCGGGGCTGAAGGTTATCGGCAAGCACGGCGTTGGCGTGAACGCCATTGATCTGGTCACAGCCAAGGAGCGGGGCATACCTGTTGTGTATACCCCGCTGAGCAACGTAAATTCAGTAGCCGAACTGGTTTTTGGCTTTATTCTCGCCACTGCGCGCAAGCTGCGCGACAATATGGAGCACATACGCCGAGGGGCAGAGCGCATAGCCCCCGCAACTCTTACAGGCCTTGAGATTTCCGGGAAGTCGCTTGGCCTTGTAGGCTTCGGCAACATAGGTTCACGCGTGGCGCAGATTGCCGTGAACGGGTTCGGCATGGAGGTTCATGTCTACGACCCCTATATGAAAGCGGCCACAGCGAAAGAGCGCGGCGTGCACTTGCATGAAACTCTTGAAAGCATGCTGCGCGAGGCAGACTACATCAGCGTGAGCGTACCACTTACCGAAACGACCAGAGGGCTCATAGGCTCCGCGCAGTTTGCCTGCTGCAAGCCCACGGCTGTTATCGTCAGCACCGCGCGCGGCGGGGTTATTGACGAATCTGCCCTCTATGAGGCCTTGGTGCGCAAGACTATTTACGGCGCTGCCAGCGACGTATTTGTGCAGGAACCCCCCACCATGGAAAATCCTCTGCTGCAATTGCCCAACTTTATCGGCACCATGCATATAGGCGGCAGTACGCACGAATCGCTTGTGCGCGTTGGCAATACGGTTGTGGACGATGTGCTTGCCGTGTTGCACGGTGAAAAACCGCTCTATCCCTATGCGGTATAG
- a CDS encoding MFS transporter, whose amino-acid sequence MTQTDTTSPVEQQKLREAKKATAAAAFGTFLEYYDFSVYGYCAARISKEFFPSDNPTVSLLSTLAVFGLAFIVRPLGGLFFGHIGDRYGRKFSLVATVVLIGVACTAIGCLPTYDQIGIAAPIMLILCRILQGFSAGGEIGSAASYIREWAPAERRSLYLSFVPSVANLGKAGAAGLTGLAAYLFVGESASWAWRVPFLVAMPLMLGCLWMRLKIEDTPDFTNMKNEGKLSEAPIKELIGQYPASLCKLFMYSLVQNVGTYCGTVYVAIYMRTVLKMPATEVGFIVLIAVTCAALFIPVFGLITDRVGPVKTLVACYVCYIVLSYPCYAIMGRGFGMAIFALVTTMIPYALCQAGSYSMYPELLPPRVRSTGVSFGHSMGAVLGGATTPFLATWLISKFNDIMIPAYILIFVGALGLVNLLTLKKADPAEGRRFR is encoded by the coding sequence ATGACTCAGACGGATACAACCTCGCCGGTTGAACAACAAAAATTGCGCGAAGCAAAAAAGGCCACTGCGGCTGCCGCATTCGGTACTTTTTTGGAATATTACGATTTTTCAGTATACGGCTACTGCGCCGCCCGCATATCCAAGGAATTTTTCCCCAGCGACAACCCCACGGTTTCATTGCTGTCCACCTTGGCCGTATTTGGTCTGGCCTTTATCGTCCGGCCTTTGGGCGGCCTGTTTTTCGGGCACATTGGTGACCGCTACGGGCGAAAGTTTTCGCTTGTGGCTACGGTGGTGCTTATCGGTGTGGCCTGTACGGCCATCGGCTGCTTGCCCACCTACGATCAGATAGGCATTGCTGCGCCTATCATGCTGATTCTTTGCCGCATATTGCAAGGATTTTCCGCCGGGGGCGAGATAGGCAGCGCGGCTTCGTACATTCGTGAATGGGCGCCCGCAGAACGCCGCTCCCTGTATCTTTCCTTTGTGCCCAGCGTGGCCAATTTGGGCAAGGCCGGGGCCGCTGGCCTTACCGGGCTGGCCGCCTATCTGTTTGTTGGCGAAAGCGCCAGCTGGGCCTGGCGCGTACCCTTCTTAGTGGCCATGCCCCTCATGCTCGGTTGCCTCTGGATGCGTCTCAAAATCGAGGATACTCCTGACTTCACCAACATGAAGAACGAGGGCAAGCTTTCTGAGGCCCCCATTAAGGAGCTGATAGGTCAGTATCCTGCTTCACTGTGCAAGCTGTTCATGTACTCTCTGGTTCAGAACGTGGGCACGTATTGCGGTACCGTGTATGTCGCCATCTATATGCGCACAGTGCTGAAAATGCCTGCCACCGAAGTTGGTTTTATCGTGCTGATAGCCGTGACCTGCGCGGCTCTCTTCATACCTGTGTTCGGCCTCATCACAGACCGCGTAGGCCCTGTTAAAACGCTGGTGGCCTGCTACGTCTGCTATATTGTGCTGAGCTATCCCTGCTACGCAATAATGGGCAGGGGCTTTGGCATGGCCATATTCGCACTGGTTACCACCATGATCCCTTATGCCCTGTGCCAGGCTGGGTCATATTCCATGTACCCGGAGCTGTTGCCGCCCCGCGTGCGCAGCACAGGGGTTTCCTTCGGGCATAGCATGGGGGCTGTTTTGGGCGGGGCCACCACTCCGTTTCTGGCCACGTGGCTCATCTCCAAGTTCAACGACATCATGATTCCAGCCTACATCCTCATTTTTGTGGGTGCGCTGGGCCTGGTTAACCTGCTGACTCTCAAGAAGGCCGACCCCGCTGAAGGGCGTCGGTTCCGCTAA
- the aspA gene encoding aspartate ammonia-lyase, whose product MKTRVEHDFLGEMKIPANAYYGVQTMRAVQNFSISGRTISQCPSLIRALAYVKKAAALANAELGALPANISKAICAACDELLAGKLYDQFPVDTIQGGAGTSTNMNANEVIANRALEIMGHEKGDYQYCHPNNHVNCSQSTNDAYPTAFRLALYAELTNLMEHMRYIQGCFARKGVEFADVVKMGRTQLQDAVPMTLGQEFSAYATTIGEDILRVEKNRKLLLEINLGATAIGTGINAPSDYSRIVCNHLSNLIGLNVVTSDNLIEATWDTGSYVQISGVLKRFAVKLSKICNDLRLLSSGPRTGINEINLPRRQPGSSIMPGKVNPVIPEVINQICFDVIGKDMTVTMAAEAGQLELNVMEPIIAHTLFLAVERLGIGCRTLGEKCVEGITANRERCLELVINSIGIVTNLVPVIGYEKSAAIAKEALDTNKSVSEVALAHGVMTAEQLEKLLSPESMTRPSRAHL is encoded by the coding sequence ATGAAAACGCGTGTAGAACACGATTTTCTTGGCGAAATGAAAATCCCTGCCAATGCCTATTATGGTGTGCAAACCATGCGGGCCGTGCAGAACTTTAGCATTTCTGGCCGCACAATTTCTCAATGCCCTTCGCTGATAAGGGCTTTGGCTTACGTAAAAAAGGCCGCGGCCCTTGCCAATGCGGAACTGGGCGCATTGCCTGCAAACATAAGCAAGGCCATCTGCGCCGCGTGCGATGAACTGCTGGCGGGCAAGCTGTATGACCAGTTTCCGGTGGATACCATTCAGGGTGGGGCTGGTACCTCTACCAACATGAACGCCAATGAGGTGATTGCCAATCGCGCCCTGGAAATCATGGGACATGAAAAGGGCGATTACCAGTATTGCCACCCCAACAACCACGTCAACTGTTCCCAGTCCACCAACGATGCCTATCCAACAGCCTTCAGGCTGGCTCTGTATGCCGAGCTGACCAACCTTATGGAGCACATGCGGTATATTCAGGGCTGCTTTGCGCGCAAAGGCGTGGAATTTGCCGATGTGGTAAAGATGGGCCGCACCCAGTTGCAGGACGCAGTGCCCATGACGCTGGGCCAGGAATTTTCGGCTTACGCAACAACCATCGGCGAAGACATTCTGCGCGTTGAAAAAAATCGTAAACTGCTTCTTGAAATCAACCTTGGGGCCACTGCCATCGGCACCGGCATTAACGCGCCTTCAGATTATTCGCGTATTGTATGCAATCATCTCAGTAACCTTATCGGGCTCAATGTGGTGACGTCAGACAACTTGATTGAAGCCACATGGGACACAGGCAGCTATGTGCAGATTTCGGGAGTGCTCAAGCGTTTTGCCGTCAAACTTTCAAAAATCTGCAATGATCTCCGCCTGCTGTCTTCCGGCCCGCGCACGGGCATTAACGAGATAAACCTGCCGCGCCGGCAGCCGGGTTCATCCATCATGCCCGGCAAGGTCAATCCCGTCATTCCCGAGGTGATCAACCAAATATGCTTTGACGTCATTGGCAAGGACATGACTGTAACCATGGCCGCAGAGGCGGGGCAGCTTGAACTGAATGTCATGGAGCCGATAATTGCCCACACGCTTTTTTTGGCGGTGGAACGTCTGGGCATCGGATGCAGAACGCTTGGGGAAAAATGTGTGGAAGGCATTACCGCCAACAGGGAACGCTGCCTGGAACTCGTAATCAATTCCATCGGTATCGTGACCAATCTTGTGCCAGTTATCGGTTACGAAAAATCGGCGGCAATAGCCAAAGAAGCCTTGGATACCAACAAATCCGTTTCTGAAGTGGCGCTTGCGCATGGCGTGATGACTGCGGAACAACTTGAGAAACTGCTTTCGCCCGAAAGCATGACACGCCCAAGCCGCGCGCACCTGTAA